A genomic window from Streptomyces sp. WMMC940 includes:
- a CDS encoding cold-shock protein: MPTGKVKWFNSEKGFGFLSRDDGGDVFVHSSVLPDGVDSLKPGQRVEFGVVAGQRGDQALSVTVLDPTPSVAAAQRRKPDELASIVQDLTTLLENITPQLERGRYPDKAHGKKIAGLLRAVADQLDV; this comes from the coding sequence GTGCCTACCGGCAAGGTCAAGTGGTTCAACAGCGAGAAGGGCTTCGGCTTTCTCTCCCGCGACGACGGCGGCGACGTCTTCGTCCACTCGTCGGTGCTTCCTGACGGAGTCGACAGCCTGAAGCCCGGTCAGCGGGTCGAGTTCGGCGTCGTCGCGGGACAGCGCGGTGACCAGGCACTCTCGGTCACGGTTCTCGACCCGACCCCCTCCGTGGCCGCCGCACAGCGCCGCAAGCCGGACGAGCTGGCGTCGATCGTGCAGGACCTGACGACGCTCCTGGAGAACATCACCCCGCAGCTGGAGCGGGGCCGCTACCCGGACAAGGCCCACGGCAAGAAGATCGCGGGCCTGCTGCGCGCGGTCGCCGACCAGCTCGACGTCTGA